The DNA segment ATGAGGTATGAATGATGCGGTCCATCGCCAGAGATATCTCGCCGGCGTCCTTTGTGCAAGAGCCGATTACCACCTGTGCAAACGGCAAGACTTTACCTTGGCTTTCGGGGATATCAGGACCGAGCATCGTCAAGCGTCCATCATCAACCAGTGAATGCTCGAGTGTGGCCGCGCACAGCGAGCATGAGCCGGCTGAAGGATGGCCGAGCTCAACGAAGGTATTCTCCTTAAAGATGATCGACGGCGCCGTCTGTTGAAGCTTTTCGGGCGGAGAAAGATCGATACGCGATGGCAAGAGAGCGGTACGAAATTCCTTTTCGTTGCTTCTCAGGTCGAACCATTCCCGCAGCGAAGTTATTGTTGCGTCAAACATTCCTTAAATACTTCTCGCGTTGCATTATCATTCTTTTCGGAAAGCAATGGGCCGCTTTCAGTCTACCAGACGGCACCTGATGAATCAACCAACCAGCGGCTCTCCCGTATCGTTCGGCGGAAGCTTTACACTGCCCGCCGCGGTGGGATATAATGCCGGTTGCTGAGCATTCGGTCTGGATTCGCATCGGGAGGATTATGAAAAAGCTCTCACTTGTTCCGAACTTGTGCACCGGCTGCCGGGAATGTCAATTGATGTGTTCCCTGAAACACGCTGGGAGATTCAATCCCGCGGAAGCCCGGATTCGCATCGAGTATGATGTCGAGATGAACTGCTATAGTCCGGTGATTTGCCGGCAGTGCGATGAACCTGCGTGCGCTGATGCGTGCCCTTCGGAGGCGTTTTCCCGGGATGACCGGAGCGGGTCTCTCGTTATCGATGCAGAGAAGTGCTCGCTTTGTCTGCAGTGCGTGGACGCCTGTCCCTACGGCGCGATACGGGTTGCGCCCGATGGGACGGTTCTCAAATGCGACCTTTGCGGCGGTGATCCCGAGTGCGTGAAGTTCTGCTCGAAGCGCCCTGAAATGAGCAGCCCGCTGATGGCAAATCCCGAAGGCGCGACCGCCCTCATTCTCATTGAGAATGGAACGCCTGCGCCTGCTCAAGGATAAAACAGGAGCACCGGAAATGGATGGTTACGGCGACATTTTACGAGTGGACCTTACAAGCGGCCGCATCAAGCGCGAACCGATTCCGCGAGGATTGATCAAGAAATTTGTGGGCGGAATGGGCATAAACGATTACCTTCTGTGGGAGCATTTCCTCGAGGTGAATCCGCACATCGACCCGCTCAGTCCCGACAATGTCCTCATCGCAGGCCTCGGACCGCTTGGCGGGACCGGCTTCGGACTCGGCAGCAAAATGAAATTCACCTTCAAGTCTCCGGTTACGGGCTTCTTCGGCGACAGTGCAAGCGGCGGCAATTTTGCCTCTCAGATGCGGTGGGCGGGCATTGACCATCTGGTGCTGACGGGTCGCGCAAAAAACCTCGTATATCTGTACATTGAGGATTCCCGCATCGAGATACGGGATGCTGAACACCTGCGGGGCCTCGGGACGCACGAGACCGTGAGGAAGCTGCGTTCCGGGGAAGTTCCCGCGGATGCCGGCATAGCGTGCATCGGGCCGGCCGGCGAGAACGGCGTCCGCTATGCCTCGATTGTTTCCACTGAGGAGCGGGTGGCAGGCCGCACCGGTTCGGGCTGTGTTGCGGGAACCA comes from the Candidatus Abyssobacteria bacterium SURF_5 genome and includes:
- a CDS encoding 4Fe-4S dicluster domain-containing protein: MPVAEHSVWIRIGRIMKKLSLVPNLCTGCRECQLMCSLKHAGRFNPAEARIRIEYDVEMNCYSPVICRQCDEPACADACPSEAFSRDDRSGSLVIDAEKCSLCLQCVDACPYGAIRVAPDGTVLKCDLCGGDPECVKFCSKRPEMSSPLMANPEGATALILIENGTPAPAQG